One genomic window of Fusarium verticillioides 7600 chromosome 2, whole genome shotgun sequence includes the following:
- a CDS encoding synaptobrevin like ykt6 has product MTLFAKTVAERTRPGQRQDVEEQDYTFHAYGRTEGVCGIIISDHQYPALVAHQLLSKVVDEFLSKNPRSSWATGTPALSMPELKEYLTKYQDPQQADSILKIQKELDETKIVLHKTIESVLQRGEKIDDLVAKSDGLSAQSKMFYQQAKKQNSCCILM; this is encoded by the exons ATGACCCTATTCGCAAAGACCGTCGCCGAGCGCACCCGCCCTGGACAGCGacaggatgttgaggagcaaG ACTACACTTTCCACGCCTACGGCCGAACTGAGGGTGTCTGcggtatcatcatctccgATCACCAGTACCCTGCCCTTGTGGCACATCAGCTTCTTAGCAAGGTTGTCGACGAGTTCCTCTCCAAGAACCCCCGCTCCAGCTGGGCCACCGGCACGCCCGCTCTCTCCATGCCCGAGCTGAAGGAGTACCTCACAAAGTACCAGGACCCCCAGCAGGCCGACAGCATCCTCAAGATTCAGAAGGAGCTTGACGAGACCAAGATCGTTCTCCACAAGACCATCGAGAGTGTGCTACAGCgtggagagaagatcgacGATCTAGTGGCTAAGAGTGACGGTCTTAGCGCCCAAAGCAAGATGTTTTACC agcaagccaagaagcagaactCATGCTGTATTTTGATGTAA
- a CDS encoding synaptobrevin like ykt6, translated as MKLHYIGILRNESQPAHEIVAEKELSSYSRFTRNNYGEFMTLFAKTVAERTRPGQRQDVEEQDYTFHAYGRTEGVCGIIISDHQYPALVAHQLLSKVVDEFLSKNPRSSWATGTPALSMPELKEYLTKYQDPQQADSILKIQKELDETKIVLHKTIESVLQRGEKIDDLVAKSDGLSAQSKMFYQQAKKQNSCCILM; from the exons ATGAAACTGCATTACATCGGC ATCCTTCGCAACGAGAGCCAGCCGGCTCATGAGATTGTCGCTGAGAAGGAGCTCAGCAGCTATTCGCGCTTCACCCGCAACAA CTATGGCGAATTCATGACCCTATTCGCAAAGACCGTCGCCGAGCGCACCCGCCCTGGACAGCGacaggatgttgaggagcaaG ACTACACTTTCCACGCCTACGGCCGAACTGAGGGTGTCTGcggtatcatcatctccgATCACCAGTACCCTGCCCTTGTGGCACATCAGCTTCTTAGCAAGGTTGTCGACGAGTTCCTCTCCAAGAACCCCCGCTCCAGCTGGGCCACCGGCACGCCCGCTCTCTCCATGCCCGAGCTGAAGGAGTACCTCACAAAGTACCAGGACCCCCAGCAGGCCGACAGCATCCTCAAGATTCAGAAGGAGCTTGACGAGACCAAGATCGTTCTCCACAAGACCATCGAGAGTGTGCTACAGCgtggagagaagatcgacGATCTAGTGGCTAAGAGTGACGGTCTTAGCGCCCAAAGCAAGATGTTTTACC agcaagccaagaagcagaactCATGCTGTATTTTGATGTAA